The following proteins are encoded in a genomic region of Nomascus leucogenys isolate Asia chromosome 17, Asia_NLE_v1, whole genome shotgun sequence:
- the BLVRB gene encoding flavin reductase (NADPH), producing MAVKKIAIFGATGQTGLTTLAQAVQAGYEVTVLVRDSSRLPSEGPQPAHVVVGDVLQAADVDKTVAGQDAVIVLLGTRNDLSPTTVMSEGARNIVAAMKAHGVDKVVACTSAFLLWDPTKVPPRLQAVTDDHIRMHKVLQESGLKYVAVMPPHIGDQPLTGAYTVTLDGRGPSRVISKHDLGHFMLRCLTTDEYDGHSTYPSHQYQ from the exons ATGGCCGTCAAGAAGATCGCGATCTTCGGCGCCACTGGCCAGACCGGGCTCACCACCCTGGCGCAGGCGGTGCAAGCAG GTTACGAAGTGACAGTGCTGGTGCGGGACTCCTCCAGGCTGCCATCAGAGGGGCCCCAGCCGGCCCACGTGGTAGTGGGGGACGTTCTGCAGGCAGCCGATGTGGACAAGACCGTGGCTGGGCAGGACGCTGTCATCGTGCTGCTGGGCACCCGCAATGACCTCA GTCCCACGACAGTGATGTCCGAGGGCGCCCGGAACATTGTGGCAGCCATGAAGGCTCATGGTGTGGACAAGGTCGTGGCCTGCACCTCGG CTTTCCTGCTCTGGGACCCTACCAAGGTGCCCCCACGACTGCAGGCTGTGACCGATGACCACATCCGGATGCACAAGGTGCTGCAGGAATCAGGCCTGAAGTACGTGGCTGTGATGCCGCCACACATAG GAGACCAGCCCCTAACTGGGGCGTACACAGTGACCCTGGATGGACGAGGGCCCTCAAGGGTCATCTCCAAACATGACCTGGGCCATTTCATGCTGCGTTGCCTCACTACCGATGAGTATGATGGACACAGCACCTACCCCTCCCACCAGTACCAGTAG